The Acidobacteriota bacterium nucleotide sequence CGCGCGAAGAACTCCCGGCTCACGCCGGGGGCGCCGTCGAAGACCCCGCCGGAGATGGCGCAGGCGCCCGCGGCCACGACGATCCGTGGCTCCGGCGTCGCCAGGAGGGTGTCCTCCAGGGCCGCGGCCATGTTGGCGGAGACGGGCCCGGTGATCACGATGCCGTCGGCGTGCCGGGGGGAGGCCACGAACTCGATGCCGTAGCGCCCCATGTCGAAGTTCACGTTCCCGCAGGCGTTCAGCTCCGCCTCGCAGCCGTTGCACCCGCCCGCGGACACCTGCCGCAGCTTCAGCGAACGCTTGAACCGCTTCCGCAGGTCCGCCCGCACGACCACGGCCGGGCGGCCGCCGGCGGGCGTCCCGGCGCCCAGCACCAGGGACTCGCGGCGGTCCGACGCCAGCCGGTGCTCCACCGTGAACGCCAGCGCCCCGGCGGGGCAGGCTTTCGCGCACTCGCCGCAGAAGACGCAGCGCCCCAGGTCCAGGGACAGGGGCGACGGCGCGACGGCTTTCGACGGGCAGACGCCGGCGCAGGCGCCGCAGGCGGTGCACGCGTCGGGGCGGACCCCGGGGAGCCCGCGGAAGGGCGCGGCAACGGGGGCCGTCCGCGGGTCGGGCACCGCGGGGCGCCCGTGGCGGTAGCGGGAATAGATCAGGCGGTACATGAGGCGACTCCCATGGATGCCAGGATGTGGGAAACGGAACCACGAAATGCACGAAAAACGCAAAACAGATGAGCACCCGGAGTCTGCCTGGGCCCGGATCGGAGGTTGAAGGCTCGAGACCCGGTGGAAGCTACCGGAAGAGGCGCTCCTCGGACTGGTCTGACCTGTCTGACCGGTCGGACTGGTCGGACCGGTCGGATCCTTCCGGTCAATTCCAAGGCCGATACCGACGCTGCTGAGAGGCGGGGAGATAAGTTCATAAATCGAACCCGCAGTAAGAGAGGTTGAAGCTCTTGTTGCAGAGGGGGAAGTCGGAGATGCCGCACCCCCGCACCGCCAGGGCCAGGCCGAACCAGTTGTGGAAGGACGGGTCCACCACCTTGTGCCGGGCGATCCGGCCGGCGTCGTCGGTGATCCCCACGTGGACGGTCTCGCCCCGCCACCCTTCCACCATGGACACCGCGAGGTACGCCCCGGCCGCCGGCGGGATCGCCGTGCACCCCGCCGAGCCTTCCGGAAGGCCGCCCAGCCACGCGTCGATCATCGCCGCCGACCGGGCGATCTCCTGCACGCGGACCTCCGCCCGCGCCAGAACGTCCCCGCCCAGGGCCCGGACCCGGTCCAGGGCCGTCGCGCGGTACGTGCCCACGGGGTGGCTCCGGCGCACGTCCACCGGCAACCCCGAGGCCCGCCCCGCCGGGCCCACCAAGCCGATGCGCCGGGCGGTTTCGGGGCTGACGGTCCCGGTCCGCTCCATCCGGGAGAGGACCCCCGCCGAGGAGGCGACCACGTCGGCGATCAGGGCGGCGTCTGCAGCCACGGCCGCGAGGGTGCGGCGAATCCTCGCCGCGGTTTCCCCGTCGGGGTCGGGCCCCACGCCGCCGGGACGGACGAGCCCCCGCCCGTAGCGGCTGCCGCACAGGGCCAGGCTCGAGTTGATGGTCAGGGTGCGCAGGGCCCCGAAGATGGCGCTCCCCGACAGGTAGGCCACGTCGTTGCAGAGGGCGGAAAGGTCGCCCAGGTGGTTGCCCGCCCGTTCCAACTCGAGGCCGACGGCGCGGAGCGCGGCGCCGCGGTCGCCGACCCGGGCTTCCCCGAGGGCCTCCAGCAGGCCGCAACAGGCCCAGGCGTGGGCCACCGCCGAGTCGCCCGCGATGGACTCGGCCAGGAGGCACCGTTGGAGATCCCGCATTTGCGGTTCGGCTTCCAGCAGCGTCTCGACCCCCCGGTGCTGATAACCCAGCTGGATCTCCAGGTGGTGGACCCGTTCGCCGGTGCACTGGAAGCGGAAGTGCCCCGGTTCGATGACGCCGGCGTGCACCGGCCCCACCGCCACCTCGTGCACCTCCTCGCCCGCCATGGCGAAGAAGGGGTAGCTTTCGGGCTCGAGGGAGCGGTCGGCGCGATCCCACGCGTAGCGGACCGGCTTGAGCCACGGGTGGCCCTCCGGGCGCACGCCGAACTGCTCGAAGATTTCCCGTTCGAAGAGGTGCACCGCCGGGTTCCCGGGCGTGGCCGAGGGGAACGCCCCGCCGTCGGGGATCTTCGCCGACGCCGCGTGAAGGAGCGACCGGTCGTCGTCGGCCGTCACGGCCACCAACCGCACGCCGCCCGCTTCCCGGAGCCCGAAGAAGGCCACGACCCGGTGGCCCGCGTCACCCTTCTCCACCAGGTCCGACGCGAGGTCCGCGGGGTCCGCCACCGGGACGTCCCGCCACGGGGCCCGCTCCTGGTTTCGTATTTCCAACCATTTCATCATGACTCACCACCAACCCGGACAAGAACCACGAAATACACGAAAAACACGAAAAAAACGGATGCGACCGCAAAATCCTGCCCGAACGTCAACGCATTGCGGTCAAATCACCCGCCAAGGTATGCCGCGGCCTCCCGGAGGAGCCGGGTCAACGGGGCGACCGCCCAGCAGCCCACCGTCGCCGCCGCCAGGAGAAAAGCCGCCTGGGGCCAGTAGTTCGCCGCCGGGATGCGCCCCGGGCGAAGCTTCCCGATCGGCGTGCCGAAGGCCATCCCCAGCACCGAGCGCCCCATCCCGAAGACGATGACGGCGATCAGGAGCGCGAAAGGCACGATCATCCACCCCCAGCCCCGCCCCAGCATGGCCTGGATCATAAAGAACTCGCTCAGGAAGGCGGGGGACGGCGGGAAGGCAGCCAGGGCCGCGAAGCCCGCGAGCCAGAGCCCGCCGCTGGCCGGGTCGGCGCGGAGCACGCCGCGGACGTCGTCGATTTCCTTGGTGCGGTAGCGGTGGAGGATGTTCCCCGCGGTGAGGAAGCACCCCGCCTTGGCCAGGGAGTGGGAGGTCAGGTGGATGACGGCCGCCAGGAGGCCGATCCCGCCCAGCCCCGCCCCGATGGCGGCCAGGCCCATGTTCTCCACCGAGGAGTAGGCCAGGAGGCGCTTGTAGTTCCGGCTTCGCAGCACGAAGACGGCGCACACGAACAGCGAGAGGAACCCCATCACCAGCAGCAGGCGGGAGACGGCCTCGCCCCGCCCGGCCCGCTCCGCGATCTTCATGAAGCGCAGGATGCCCAGGAACGCCGTGTTGAGCAGCGCCCCCGACAGCATGGCGGAAATGGGGGAGGGCGCCTCGGCGTGGGCGTCGGGGAGCCAGGCGTGCACGGGGGCCAGCCCCACCTTGGTACCGAAGCCGACCAGCAGGAACGGGATGGAGAGCCCCAGCCAGAAGGGGTTGATGCCGCGGGCGTTCGCTTCCAGGTCGGCGAAGAAGAGGGTGTCCCCCGGGCCGAGCCCCATGGAGAGCAGCAGGATCCCCACGAAGGCCAGGGCGATCCCCACGGAGCAGATGAAGACGAACTTCCAGGTGGCCTCCAGGGCCGCCCGGTTCCCCTCGTAGTAGAGGAAGGGCGCCCCCGCCAGGGTCGTGGCTTCCATGAAGACCCACAGGAGCCCCAGGTGCGTGGAGAGGAGCAGGCCGGTCATGGAGAAGAGAAAGAGCAGCAGGAAGACCGCGTAGAAAGTGTGCCAGCGGGCGGTCAGGCCCGAGCGCTTCAGGAAGACGCCCTGGTAGAAGGAGGTCCCGAAGTTCAGGACGGACAGGAGGAGCAGGAAGAGGATGTTCAGCGGGTCGATGGCGAAGTACGGCGTCCAGGAATCCGGCCTCAGCCAGAGGGCGACCGTCCCTGCCAGGTGCCCGACGGCGAACAGCTTGATCACGAAGGCGTTCAGCCGGGGCGACCGGAGGGGCAGCAGCAGGGCGGCGAGGGCCAGGGGGGAGAGGAGAAGCAGCGCGATGACCATGAACGCCCCCTCAGTCCCGAAGGTGGACCAGGGCGTCCACCCGGGTCTCGTCCCAGGTGGACTTGATCTTGGTGACGAAGAGGCCCAGGAGGAAGATCAGCATGAAGACGTCCAGCAGGATCCCCAGGTGGACCAGGAAAGGCATCTCCCGGGCCACGGCCAGGGAGAGCAGGAAAATGCCGTTCTCCAGCATCATGTAACCGATGGCGTGGGTGATGAGCATCCGGCGCGTGACGATGAGCAGGAGCGCCAGCAGGATGACGGAGACCGCGACCCCGAAGTGAAAGGTCCGGTCGGCCCGCATGGCCCCCGTGGCGGTCCCGGCCAGGAAGAAGCCCAGGGCGAAGATGACGCCCGCCAGCACCAGGGAGTGGAAGGGGGAGAGCACCGGCGACAGATCTCGCCGAACCTCGTTCTTCCGGACCACCCGCAGCAGGAACAGCGGGATGACCACGGCCTTGAAGCCCAGGGTCTCCACCGCCGGGATCACGAAACTCCAGGGGTGCGACGGGTCGAACTCCAGCAGCACCAGGACGAAGAGGACCATCCCCTGCAGGGCCAGCACCCGCACGTACGACTCGAGCCGCCCCGTGGCGGCGCTGTAGAGCATGGTCACGCCGAAGAGCAGGATGAGGAAGTGGGTCATGAGAGGCCTCCGAATCGGCCGAGGAGCAGGATCACCAGGACCACCAACCCGTTGGCGGACATCAGCGACACGAACGCCGGGACGTGGTCCATGCGCAGCCTCGCGGTGAGCGACTCCACCACCCCCACGGCCACGGCGGTCAGGAGGAGGAAGCCGGCCAGGGCGCCGGCCGAGGCCGCGGGCCCCCACGCCGGGGGGATGACCAGGGCGCCCGCCAGGCAGCCGAAGACCGTCATCTTCAGGGCGGCAGCGTACTGGATCAGCGCGAGGTCCGGCCCCGAGTGGTCCAGCACCATCACCTCGTGGATCATGGTGAGTTCCAGGTGGGTGTTGGGGTCGTCCACCGGGACGCGGCACCCCTCGGTGAGCAGCATCAGGAAGAAGGTGAAGAGGGAGAGGGCCAGAGCCACCTGCAGCAGGCCGCCCGGGAGGGCCGGGGACGGGAGCAGGTCGGCGAAGGAGTACGCCCCGCGCGCAGCGCTGAGGGCCCCGAGGACCAGGAAGAACGCCGGCTCCACCAGGCAGGAGAAACTGGCCTCCCGGCAGGCGCCCATCCCCTCGAAGCTGCTCCCCGTGTCCAGCGCGGCGAGGATGGTGAGGAATTTGCCCGGCCCCAGCAGGTAGACGAAGACGATGAAGTCCCCCTGGAAGGAGAACACGGCCCTTCCGCCGGTGAGCGGGAGCATCAGGCCCGCCATGAGCAGCGCCGCCAGGTTGACGGAGGGCGCCAGGGCGAAGACGGGCGTCGTGACGGGGCTGACCACCCGCCCCTTCCGCAGGAGCCGGCGGATGTCGTACAGGGGCTGCAACAGCGGCGCCCCGCGGCGGCCGGCCCACCTCGCCTTCACCCGGTTGACGACCCCGACGAACAGGACCGGGCCGGCCAGGAGGATCAGGAGGTTGAGCGGCACGTGGGTCATGGCCGGCCTCCGCTGGTCGCCACCAGGGCGACAATGAGGAAGAGGATCCCGTAGAGGAGGTACCGCTGGGTGCTCCCGCTCTGGATCCAAGCGAAAGCGCCGGCCAGCCGGTCGATCCCCCGCAGGGCCGGGTTGACCGCCAGGTCCTCCACCGTGTCCGCCGGGTGTGTCTCGAAACGGGCCGCCTTCGGGAACAGCCCCTCGGGCGCTTTCTCGTGGCGCCTCACCCGCACGAACGGCCGGGCGAGGTCCAGGAAGGCGCCCGCGAAAGAGGAGGCGGTGTACTGCATGCGGGGGTTCCCCGCCCGGTAGCCGCAGTCCCAGGTCCGGGCCTCGGCGTGGGGCCCGCGGGCCACGAGCAGCGCCCGCAGGAGCAGAACCGCCGCCGCCAGGCCGACGAAGGCCAGCATCACCGTCGACACCGTCGTCATCCCCTTCAGGCCGGGGAGTGGAGCGCCGGGGTCCAGCCGCGCCAGGAGGCGGACGGGCTGCTCCACCGCCCGCAGCGCGTACTGCGGGAAGAGCCCCACGCCCAGGCAGAGCGCCGCCAGCACCGCCATGGGGACGCGCATCAGGAGGGAGACCTCCCGGGCGTGATCGGCCTCGGGGGTCCGGGGCATCCCCTGGAACACCACGCCGTAGACCTTGGTGAAGCACAGGACCGCCATGACCCCCACCATGGCCAGGCAGGCCGTGGAGAGGACCAGGGCGAAGGAGAGGGTGAACGGCCCGCGGGCGGCGCCGGAGAGGAGCCCCAGGTAGACCAGGAACTCGCTGACGAAGCCGTTGAAGGGGGGCAGCCCGCAGATGGCGGCGCAACCGACGAGGAACAGGGCCCCGGTGACGCGCATCCGCTTGGCGAGGCCGCCGAGCTTTTCCAGGTCGCGGGTGTGCGTCGCCCGGTAGACGGCGCCGGCGCCGTAGAAGAGCAGGCCCTTGAACAGGGAGTGGTTGAGCACGTGGAGGAGTCCGCCGGCGAAGCCGAGGGCCGCCAGGGTCGGGCTGTCGAAGGCGAGGCCCAGCATCCCGGCGCCCAGCCCGAGGCCGATGATCCCGATGTTCTCCACGCTGTGGTAGGCCAGGAGCCGCTTCAGGTCGTGCTGGGCGATGGCGTGGGCCACCCCCGCCAGGGCGGAGACGGCGCCCACCGCCAGCACCACGTACCCCAGGGCGGCGGGCGGGCGGTCCATCCAGAGGACGACCCGCAGCAGGCCGAAGATGCCGGTCTTGATCATGATGCCCGACATCATCCCCGACACGTGGGACGGGGCCGCCGGGTGCGCCCGGGGCAGCCAGGTGTGCAGGGGGACGAAGCCCGCCTTGGTGCCGAAGCCCGCCAGGAAGAGGAAGAAGAACGTGACGGTGAAGGCGTCCCCGTGACCCATCGCCCGCCCGAAGTCGGCGAAGTCGGCGGAGCCGGCGCGCAGGGCCGTTCCCGCCAGGGCCGTCGCCAGGCACAGGGCCCCGGCCTGCATGGCCGCCAGGTAGTAGAGCCCCGCGGAGACGGTCTCGGGGCGCTCGTCCTCGTAGGTCACCAGGAAGAAGGAGGCCAGCGACATGATCTCCCAGACAGCGAAGAAGGCCACCGCGTGCTGGATGACCGTCAGCAGCGACATGGAGGCCAGGAGCAGCGAGAGAAAGAGCCCGTGGGCTTTCGGCCCCGGTTCGGCGCCGGGGCCGGGCCGGAGATAGCCGACGCCGTAGAGGGTCCCCCAGATTCCGCCCAGGGCGAAGACGGCCGTGAAGAAGGCCGCCAGGGGGTCCAGGTGCAACCGGACGGCGCCCAGGGGGGGCGACAAGCGCAGGAGCACCCCCGGCACGTCGATTCCGGCCAGGACCCGGACCGCGGCGTACAGCTGCAGGGCGCCGCCCAGGGCCGCCCCCAAAGCCGTCACCGCCATCCGCCGCCGGGACGGCGCCAGCAGGGAAAGGGCGCCCCCCGCCACCACGATGGCCACGCCCGCGAGATAGATGTGCATGAGGTCCCTCCGGCGGGCCGGCGCGAGAAGCCGCGTCCTGCGGGACGGGAGCCTTCGGTGACCGTCGCCCGGCCGGTCGTCCCCGGCCCGCGGCGCCGGGCCCGGAAGGGTCGGTCCGGCAAGGCCCGCCACGAAAAAGGTGCAAGTATACACCCTGCCGCCCCGAAAAAGGAACCTGTTTTCCTCGCGGGATTGATCCTTCCCAGGGTCTCCGGTATAATGACGTCGTTTTTCGCGAGGAGAGGACATGGCTCCGAGCAACATCTACCTTGACCTGACCCGGGAGTTCAACAGCGGGCGGACCCGGGCCGTCGTTTGTTCGGGCCAGGCCGTCGTGCTGCACCGGCTCGCCATCATGAGCAAGGACGGAGATTGGGTCCTGCGGGATGACGAGGAGGCCCTGTCCCACGTCCTTCGCGTCTTGGCCGCACGGGGAGCGGGATATCGATTCGGCGCCCCCCTGGATCTGCGCTGGCTTCGGGAGGGTTGGAGCGCCCATCTCGAATTCCGGCACGGGCCCCTGCGGGTGCGGACGGACTTTTTCACTCGACCGCCGCGGCTGTCGCCCGAAGAGCTGGACAGGCTGTGGCACGACAGTGAGGGCTGTGAAATTCCTTACGTAAACCTCCGACATCTGGCCTTGCTCAAACGAACCAACCGGGAGAAGGATTACGCCGTGATCGGCGGGATCGCCCGGCGAATGACCGATCCGTCGGAGCGGATCCTCTTTTCTCGCAGCGCGAGAGATCTTCTGGGTTGTTTGCGGGAAACCCCGGATCTTTACCGGGAGATCGCCGCCCTCCGACCGGCCCTTTCAGCGGCCTCCGTCGGGCTGGAAGCCCTGGAAACCGCCCTGGACCGGGAACGCCGGGACCTCATGCACGAAAACGAGCGCCGCCTGATGCGATACGAGCGCGCCTCCAGAGCGTGGCGGGAGGCCTGGCCCGATGTGAGCCGGCTTATGGAAGGCATCGGCCTTCTTGCGGCGCATGACCTCTTGCAGGACCGGGCCGCGGGAGTCCTTCCGTTCACACCGGGGGAAAGGGATGAAAATTGAAGACCAGTTTCTCAGCGAAGAGGACCTCGACCTGGTCAATCTTCCGGAAGACGAACTGATCGCCTGGTGGAACCTCTGGCTCGAACAGGCGCAGGTCACCAACGATCTGGATGAGAACGAGTATGCTCACGGGGTGTTCGCCCGGGGCGACGGTTGAGGTTTTTCATTTCAACAAGACCAATGGGCGCAAGGTGTTCTCTGAAATTCAGGCCCCACTCACGGGGAGGAGGGGGTGTTGGCCGCACATCCGGTGATCGTCACCAGGTCTTGCGGGTGGTGTGGCGCACACACAGTTTTTCGGCAAGCTTGACGTTCGGCTTTCCCGGGGGGTCGGTGATCCAGAGACGGCCTTCCTGATACGATTCAGGGACCGTGGGGACACGAACCACCTCCTCCGGATCCAGCATGCACACCGGCGTACCCAGCAGGTTCCGGGTACCCTTGCCGCACTGGACCCGCCGCCAGAGTTCCCCGGTCATGCAGACGTACAGCTCGTTGTTGAGCGTTTTCGCCACGAACGCGGGTGGACAGGGCGCCGGAAGATCGTTCCGAGCCAGGCAACGCACCAGGATGCCGCCCAGGGTGTGCAGGGCCTGGGTGAACCCGCAACGCCGGCAGCGGAAACCGTCGGTCAGCGGAATCCGGTTTGAATAAACGAAGTCCGCTGCCGGCGAACCGACCAGTTCCGAGAACCGCGTACGGAGTTTCTGACGCCCCACGTAATCCACCGCTCGAAACCGGAGGCCCTCCCGGGCTTCCTCGGGCAGAAGACTCACGAAAGCGTCCGAAAAGATGTCCCCTGTCTGTTTCCAATCGAGGGCGCCGTCACTGCCGGCCGGCAGCCAATTGTAGCGGGGCGGGGTCGAAGGGTCCCCCCGGCGGCGGTTGCCGCAGGCCGTGCACAACCCGCCGTCTGGACCGGACTTCTCGGGCGGGAGGCTGTGTACACCGTCATTCGGCCGGATCAGGTAGATTGCCGGCTTCGTGTAACGCGCGGGGAGTGTATCGTCCGGCAGGGGGCGGTCATAGTCGATCACCGCTTCTCCGTCGCCGAAGCGTTCGCAGAGCAGTTCGACCATCCGTCCCTCCGCCTCGGAGAGGCTATTCCCGCGGGCGGTGACCGTGTCGTCCCGGAGGAGGGTGATCTCGAACCCCGCCCGGCCTTTTTTCCAGCTGCAAAGGTAAACGTTTCCTTCCATGAACATTCCCCCGTCGAAACCGATTTTCCGCCCCACCCGGGACCACGGTGGCGGGCAAGGCCTGAGAATGGCTGGGAAAGTCCCGGGACACGGGCTGAACATAGCAGTCGAAGCCCCGGACGTCAATACCGGAGAGTCGTTGCCGGCTGAGGACGAAAGCAGGACACCCCCTCGCGCAGCCAAGGGATGCCAGGTGCGCTTCACCTGGGGAGTGCGGCGCGCAGGCTTCCGGAGCGCCGCTTTGAACCTGGCCGAGGGAGAGGCGCGCAGGCTTCCGGAGCGCCGTCGCAAGGGGCCTGCCGGTCTTCCACGGGGACGTTCCCCGACTGGCGCGCGCCGTCTACCCCGAGTCGTTCAAGCCGGTTTTCGGACCGAAAACGCGCGGATCCCGGAGGCGTCCGCTGCGGATGGGGAACCGCCGCGGACGTTCCGGGAAAAGGACGACAGGCGGCAAGCTCTGTTCAAACCCGCCTTCGGGGCCGTGAGGACGGCATTACCGCGGGTTCCTAGACCCCGGCGACGCCCGGCAGGCGATGGGTGCTTCAGGTGAGCGGAGAATATCGGCGACGACCGGCAGGCGAGGGATACTCTGAGTAAACGGGAAAAAACAGCGCCGCCCGGGAGGCGGCGCGTACTTCTGGCTGCGGCTGGAAACGGCGCCGCCCGGCAGGCGGCGCGTACTTTCCGGTTATTCCTGGACGATCTTGAGGGCCTCGCGGGTGAAGTTGGCCGTGGCGAACTCCTTGTCCATGGTGATGGCTTCCTTGGGGCAGACCTCGGCGCACCGGGCGCAGTGGGTGCAGCGGTCGAGGTAGAGGATCATCCGGAACTTCTTGACGGGTTTGGGGGGCGGCGCGTCCGGCGACTCCGGCGGCGGCGTCTCGGTCTTCACCAGTTCGATCTCGATGGCCTCGGAAGTGCAGTCCCGCACGCAGGCCTTGCAGCCGATGCACTTGGGCGCCTCGAACCGCGGGGTGCCCCGGAAACCATCCGGGATTTCGGGCTGCTCGAAGGGATACATCCGGGTCACCGGGTGGGTGTGAAGGTTCTTCATGAGCTCGGGGACCATGGAGCCAACTTTGGTCATGTCACACCACTCCTTTCGCCTTCAGGAAGAGGGCGATGAGAAACTGCACCAGGCTCAGGGGCGCCAGGTACTTCCAGCTGAACGAAACGATCTGGTCGATGCGGATGCGTCCGCAGGCAGCGCGGATGACGGCGAGAAGGGCGACCACCACGACGGTCTTGAGGACCAGCTGGACGGTGCCCCAGATCAGCCCGCCGCCGAAGCCCCCCATGAAGAGGGTCGCGATGAGGGCCGCCCCCACCAGCATCAGGATATCCTTCTGCAGACGGAAGATGGCCAGCTTCTTCCCGGTGTACTCCGTCAGGGGGCCGCCTACCACCTCGGTTTCCGCCTCGGGGATGTCGAAGGGGACCCGCTCCAGCTTGGCCTGCAGCGCCAGGACGGCCACGATGAAGGCGAGGACCTGGACCGCGAGGATCCAGGGCGCCCCGGACGTCCAGGGGAAGCGGGCGATGGTGGCGATCTTCCAGCTCCCGGCCAGCACCGCCGGGGTCAGGAGGGCCAGGAAGAAGGGCACCTCGTAGGCGAAGAGCTGGGTCAGGACGCGGGAGGCCCCGATGAGGCTGAAGGGGCTCACCGAGAACCACCCCGCGAGGAAGAGGACGAAGGAGGGGATGGCGAGCAGGTAAGCCACGACGATCAGGTCGCCCTCGAAGGAGTTGTAGGCCGTCAGGTGCCACACGGGCAGGTAGAGCCCCGCGGCGCAGACCGAGGCCAGGGAGACCGCCGGCATCAGGTTGAACATGAACCGGTCGGCGGACTTCGGCGTGATGTCCTCCTTGGCGAAGAGCTTGACGATGTCCGCCACGGGCTGGAGCACCCCCGCCCACCCCGTGTAGAGGGGGCCGCGGCGGTTCTGCATCCGGGCGTAGAGCTTCCGGTCCAGCCACTCCAGGTAGGTGGAGAAGACGGACTGGAACAAGAAGCCCGGAAAGACCAGAAGGTACAGGCAAACCTTGACTGCTTCCATCGCTTACCTCGTGATTACAGGCTGATGCCCTTGTTTTTCCGATACCATTCGACGCCGTGGCGGCGCAGTTCCTCCCAGGTGGTGAGCCGCGGCCCGCGCTTGAGGTCGTTGAGCAGGACCGTGGTCCGGTCCGTGCAGGAGAAGCACGGGTCGATGGAGGCCACGGCGATGGGGATGTCCGCCACGAAGGACCCGATGACGGACTCCACGGCGGCCTCCAGGTTCCCCATGGTGGGGGCGCGCACCTTCACCCGCTCCGGTTTGTCGGTGCCGTTGGCACGGACGTAGTGGACGTCCTCGCCCCGAGGGGCTTCGTACAGGCTCACCGCCGCGCCTTCCGGCACGCGCCGCGGGACCTTCTTGACGGCGATGTCGCCCTCGGGAAGGTTCTTGAGCAGCTGCTCGATGATCTTGATGGACTCCACCATCTCGAACACCCGCACCAGCACCCGGCCGAAGATGTCGCAGTGGTCGTCGGTGATGAGTTTGAAATCCATGTCGGCATAAGCGGCGTAGGGGTCGTCCTTGCGGACGTCGCGGGCCACGTTGCTGGCCCGGGCGAAGGGCCCTACGGCGCACATCTGGCGGGCGCGCTCGGTGGTGAGCACCCCGACGCCCTTGATGCGGGCGATGAAGGTGGGCTCGTTGGTCCCGATGTTGGCGTAGTAGTCCAGGCGCTTCTTGAGGATTTCCACCATGTCGAGGATTTTTTTGCGTTGCTCCCCGGTGATGTCCCGGCGGACCCCGCCGATGGTGTTGGCGGCGTAGTTCACCCGGTTGCCGGTCATTTCCTCCAGGATGGCCATGACGACCTCGCGGTCGCGCCAGACCAGCATGAAGAGGGTGTCGAAGCCCACCTCGTGGGCCGCCACGCCGAGCCAGAGCAGGTGGCTGTGCAGGCGCTCCAGTTCGCACACCAGCATGCGGAGGTAAAGGCCCCGCTTCGGGACCTCGACCTTGAGGATCTCCTCCACCGCCTGGACGAAGCAGGTGGTGTGGGAGTGCGAGCAGATGCCGCAGATCCGCTCCAAAAGGTACAAGCACTGGTAATAGTTCCGCTCCTCGCAGGCCTTCTCCATCCCCCGGTGATTGTACCCCAGCCGGATGCGGGCCCCCACGATCTCCTCGCCGCGGATGTCGAAATCGAACTTGGCCGGTTCCTTGAGGAACGGGTGCTGCGGTCCCACGGGGATTCGCATGGTTTCAGGTTCCATCGGTGCCTCCTTGCCTTCCTGAAATTAGACGGACGTCTCCCGTCTAGGGGTTAGAGGCGCTTTCCCCCTCGGCCGATTCATCGGGTTCGGGGGCGGCGCCGGGCCGGGGTATCTTCACGTCCTTCCGGAGCGGGTAGACCCCCTCGGGCCAGTCGTCGGGGAGGGCCTGCCGGCGGAGGTCGGGGTGCCCCACCGGGACGATGCCCAGGATGTCGTGGGTCTCCCGCTCGTACACCATGGCGCCCGGCAGGATCATGGCCAGGGAGGGGACCGACGGTTTCTCCC carries:
- a CDS encoding nickel-dependent hydrogenase large subunit; translated protein: MEPETMRIPVGPQHPFLKEPAKFDFDIRGEEIVGARIRLGYNHRGMEKACEERNYYQCLYLLERICGICSHSHTTCFVQAVEEILKVEVPKRGLYLRMLVCELERLHSHLLWLGVAAHEVGFDTLFMLVWRDREVVMAILEEMTGNRVNYAANTIGGVRRDITGEQRKKILDMVEILKKRLDYYANIGTNEPTFIARIKGVGVLTTERARQMCAVGPFARASNVARDVRKDDPYAAYADMDFKLITDDHCDIFGRVLVRVFEMVESIKIIEQLLKNLPEGDIAVKKVPRRVPEGAAVSLYEAPRGEDVHYVRANGTDKPERVKVRAPTMGNLEAAVESVIGSFVADIPIAVASIDPCFSCTDRTTVLLNDLKRGPRLTTWEELRRHGVEWYRKNKGISL